In one window of Desulfobacteraceae bacterium DNA:
- a CDS encoding sodium:solute symporter family protein, translated as MSGTTWVYIFLGIYIIYCFYWGLKGYFTEKTSSGYSIAGRSIPFFAFLLAATAASFSGWTFIGHPGLIWRDGLAYAFASFYVLTIPITGTFFSKRTWLLGKRYGFITPGDMYAYYFNNEFLRYLVVLTAVLYSIFYSAVQLMAAGALFNVIAGVPFTFGALFLAFVVWFYVCTGGLKASTWVGVIQFVLLVGGIILLGLFVIINPQFGGWSAFSAQVAQMEVKYLEVPRVIYWGLGNAQGETAWTAVMILTYMFALMGIQSSPAFTMWTFGIKNPKPLAWQQAFMSTFVVGFALFFFTAFQGMGARVLQALGDPRFAELTDKTVVPLLMQNFLPPFVLGIVFVGAIAAIHSTAAPYIGTGGSILLRDVYWRLIKKQEASDAEQIWVNRILATVLTIAALTVGLTSKAALVILGALATAFGFVMYVLLVGVIWGVRFPTIGAVAGTMAGMLAVFLTYKIWPRPLSMHAAFWGTFTGLVVAFICRGLGFKDTKETIERQAEIRGWLDSVDEPSESGKQWRKVMKIVVPVWYFFAIGPACILGNNAFSFSGFTPLWSWQIAWW; from the coding sequence ATGAGCGGAACCACATGGGTATACATATTCCTTGGAATCTACATCATCTATTGCTTCTACTGGGGGCTTAAGGGCTATTTCACGGAGAAGACCTCTTCGGGTTACTCGATTGCCGGCCGTTCGATTCCATTTTTCGCCTTTCTGCTGGCAGCCACGGCGGCCTCCTTCAGCGGGTGGACCTTCATCGGCCACCCCGGCCTGATCTGGCGCGACGGGTTGGCCTATGCCTTCGCCTCGTTTTACGTCCTGACGATCCCCATCACCGGTACCTTCTTCTCCAAGCGCACCTGGCTCTTGGGCAAGCGCTACGGGTTCATCACCCCCGGTGACATGTACGCCTACTACTTCAACAACGAGTTTCTGCGCTACCTCGTGGTGCTGACCGCGGTGCTCTACTCGATCTTCTACTCCGCGGTGCAGCTCATGGCCGCCGGCGCGCTCTTCAACGTCATCGCCGGCGTGCCGTTCACCTTCGGCGCGCTCTTCCTGGCCTTCGTGGTCTGGTTCTACGTCTGCACCGGCGGTCTGAAGGCCAGCACCTGGGTCGGCGTCATCCAGTTCGTGCTTCTCGTGGGCGGCATCATCCTGCTGGGGCTTTTCGTCATCATCAACCCGCAGTTCGGCGGCTGGTCGGCGTTTTCGGCCCAAGTCGCCCAGATGGAGGTCAAGTACCTGGAGGTGCCGCGGGTCATCTACTGGGGCTTGGGGAACGCCCAGGGTGAAACGGCCTGGACCGCGGTCATGATCCTCACCTACATGTTCGCCCTGATGGGGATCCAGTCCTCGCCGGCCTTCACCATGTGGACCTTCGGGATCAAGAACCCGAAGCCCCTGGCCTGGCAGCAGGCCTTCATGTCCACCTTCGTGGTGGGTTTCGCCCTGTTCTTCTTCACCGCCTTCCAGGGCATGGGCGCGCGCGTCCTGCAGGCCTTGGGGGATCCGAGATTCGCCGAGCTGACCGATAAAACCGTCGTGCCGCTTCTGATGCAAAACTTCCTGCCGCCCTTCGTGCTGGGGATCGTCTTCGTGGGGGCCATCGCGGCCATTCACTCCACCGCGGCGCCCTACATCGGCACCGGCGGCTCGATCCTGCTGCGCGACGTCTACTGGCGCCTGATCAAGAAGCAGGAGGCCTCCGACGCCGAGCAGATCTGGGTCAACCGCATCCTGGCCACCGTTCTGACCATCGCCGCGCTGACCGTCGGGCTGACCTCCAAGGCGGCCCTGGTGATCCTGGGGGCGCTCGCCACCGCCTTCGGCTTCGTGATGTACGTGCTTCTGGTGGGCGTCATCTGGGGGGTCCGCTTCCCGACCATCGGGGCGGTCGCGGGGACCATGGCCGGCATGCTCGCCGTGTTCCTGACCTATAAGATCTGGCCGCGTCCGCTTTCCATGCATGCGGCCTTCTGGGGCACCTTCACCGGCCTGGTGGTCGCCTTTATCTGCCGCGGGCTGGGTTTCAAGGACACCAAGGAGACCATCGAGCGCCAAGCGGAGATCCGGGGATGGCTGGACAGTGTCGATGAGCCCAGCGAGAGCGGCAAACAGTGGCGCAAGGTGATGAAGATCGTCGTTCCGGTGTGGTATTTCTTCGCCATCGGGCCGGCCTGTATCCTGGGCAACAACGCCTTCTCCTTTTCGGGATTTACTCCCCTGTGGTCCTGGCAGATCGCCTGGTGG
- the acs gene encoding acetate--CoA ligase, translated as MSEKTELQASEASIAVHWQEEELVYPSPQFIAQANMVDPDVYNRFRLENFPNCFKEYADMLDWYEYWHTILDTSDAPCWKWFVGGKINASYNCVDRHLAKNRNKTAIHFVPELEQEGYQHITYQELWVRVNEMAAVLRDFAGLKTGDRVTLHLPMTPELPITMLACARLGVIHSQVFGGFSGRACADRVVDSQSRVLITMDAYYRSGKLLDHKKNADIAVDLAAKDGQKVDKVLVWQRYPGKASSPTPMVDGRDYFVNDVLKDFYGTRVEPVKMPAEAPLFLMYTSGTTGKPKGCQHSTGGYLAYVTGTSKYVQDIHPEDVYWCMADIGWITGHSYIVYGPLALAASTVIYEGVPTYPDAGRSWRIAQDLGVNIFHTAPTAIRALRKVGPDEPAKYNYHFKHMTTVGEPIEPEVWKWYYKEVGKGEAIIVDTWWQTETGGFLCSTLPALKPMKPGSAGPGMPGIHPIILDDNGQEVTHAGTAGNICIQNPWPGAFQTIWGDRDRFVTNYYARYCKNPDSKDWRDWPYLTGDAAMKGDDGYYRILGRIDDVINVSGHRLGTKELESAALVVPEVAEAAVVPVADDIKGKVPDLFVALKPGFEASPELEKRISQALATEIGAIAKPRKVWIVKDMPKTRSGKIMRRVLAAISNKQDVGDVTTLANPEIVEEIQKMAKL; from the coding sequence ATGAGTGAGAAAACCGAACTTCAGGCATCCGAAGCTTCCATTGCGGTTCACTGGCAGGAGGAAGAGCTCGTCTATCCGTCGCCGCAATTCATCGCCCAGGCCAACATGGTCGATCCGGATGTTTACAATCGCTTCCGCCTGGAGAATTTTCCGAATTGTTTCAAGGAATACGCCGACATGCTGGACTGGTACGAATACTGGCACACCATTCTGGACACCAGCGACGCCCCCTGCTGGAAATGGTTTGTCGGCGGCAAGATCAACGCCTCCTACAACTGTGTCGACCGCCATCTGGCCAAGAACCGCAACAAGACGGCGATTCACTTCGTGCCCGAGCTGGAACAGGAGGGCTATCAGCACATCACCTACCAGGAGCTGTGGGTGCGGGTGAATGAGATGGCGGCCGTTTTGCGGGATTTCGCCGGCCTGAAGACCGGCGACCGGGTGACCCTGCATCTGCCCATGACCCCCGAGCTGCCCATCACCATGCTGGCCTGCGCGCGCCTGGGGGTGATCCATTCTCAGGTGTTCGGCGGTTTCAGCGGCCGCGCCTGCGCCGACCGGGTCGTGGACTCCCAGAGCCGGGTTCTGATCACCATGGACGCTTATTACCGCAGCGGCAAGCTCCTGGATCACAAGAAAAACGCCGACATCGCGGTCGATCTGGCCGCCAAGGACGGCCAGAAGGTTGACAAGGTCCTGGTCTGGCAGCGCTACCCGGGCAAAGCCTCCAGCCCCACACCGATGGTCGACGGGCGGGACTACTTCGTCAACGATGTGCTCAAGGATTTTTACGGCACCCGCGTAGAGCCGGTCAAGATGCCGGCCGAGGCCCCGCTTTTTCTGATGTACACCAGCGGCACCACCGGCAAGCCCAAGGGCTGCCAGCACAGCACCGGCGGTTATCTGGCCTACGTCACGGGCACCTCCAAATACGTCCAGGACATCCACCCCGAAGACGTCTACTGGTGCATGGCCGACATCGGCTGGATCACCGGCCACTCCTACATCGTCTACGGCCCGCTGGCTCTGGCCGCCTCCACCGTGATCTACGAGGGGGTGCCCACCTACCCGGATGCCGGCCGCTCCTGGCGCATCGCCCAGGACCTGGGGGTCAACATCTTCCACACCGCCCCGACCGCCATCCGCGCCCTGCGCAAGGTCGGCCCGGACGAACCGGCCAAGTACAACTACCACTTCAAGCACATGACCACCGTGGGCGAGCCCATCGAACCGGAGGTCTGGAAGTGGTATTATAAAGAGGTCGGCAAGGGCGAGGCCATCATCGTCGACACCTGGTGGCAGACCGAAACCGGCGGCTTCCTCTGCAGCACCCTGCCGGCCCTCAAACCCATGAAACCCGGCAGCGCCGGCCCCGGCATGCCCGGCATCCACCCCATCATCCTTGACGACAACGGCCAGGAGGTGACGCACGCCGGGACCGCCGGCAACATCTGCATCCAGAACCCCTGGCCGGGCGCCTTCCAGACCATCTGGGGCGACCGCGACCGCTTCGTCACCAACTACTACGCGCGCTACTGCAAAAACCCGGACAGCAAGGATTGGCGCGACTGGCCGTACCTCACCGGCGATGCCGCCATGAAGGGGGACGACGGCTACTACCGGATCCTCGGCCGGATCGACGACGTCATCAACGTTTCCGGTCACCGCCTGGGCACCAAGGAGCTGGAGTCCGCGGCGCTGGTGGTGCCGGAGGTGGCCGAGGCCGCGGTGGTGCCGGTGGCCGACGACATCAAGGGCAAGGTGCCGGATCTGTTCGTGGCCCTCAAGCCCGGCTTCGAGGCCAGCCCCGAGCTGGAAAAGCGCATCTCCCAGGCCCTGGCCACCGAGATCGGCGCCATCGCCAAGCCGCGCAAGGTCTGGATCGTCAAGGACATGCCCAAGACCCGCTCCGGCAAGATCATGCGGCGCGTCCTGGCGGCGATTTCCAACAAACAGGATGTGGGCGACGTGACCACCCTGGCGAACCCCGAAATCGTCGAGGAAATTCAGAAAATGGCCAAGCTGTAG
- a CDS encoding TetR/AcrR family transcriptional regulator, whose product MGIQERKERERERRRQQIMVAAKRVFSDKGFSKATMEDIAKEAELSPGTLYLYFKNKDELYASLSLRILQYLNLRLNHVRKEKFADPGQRIAALKAAMYDVYEFDPLILINMFHLQSSETLKNLSPELLADIKRLSSASLGSMAKIFEEGIAKGEFVNEHPVAIADIVWALFSGLVLLEESKRIFNRDSNYLKSTLESAFEILGRGIRETPAASTTREPSG is encoded by the coding sequence ATGGGTATCCAGGAGCGCAAAGAGCGAGAAAGAGAACGGCGGCGGCAACAGATCATGGTTGCTGCCAAACGCGTTTTCTCAGACAAGGGCTTCTCCAAGGCCACCATGGAAGACATCGCCAAAGAAGCTGAACTCAGCCCCGGCACCCTCTACCTTTACTTCAAAAACAAGGATGAACTCTACGCCTCCCTGTCGCTGCGGATCTTGCAGTACTTAAACCTCAGACTGAACCACGTGCGCAAGGAAAAATTCGCCGACCCCGGCCAGCGCATCGCCGCGCTCAAAGCGGCGATGTACGACGTCTACGAGTTCGACCCGCTGATTCTCATCAACATGTTCCACCTGCAGTCCAGCGAAACCCTGAAGAATCTTTCGCCCGAGCTGCTGGCAGACATCAAGCGACTCTCCAGCGCATCCCTGGGCAGCATGGCCAAGATTTTTGAGGAGGGGATCGCCAAGGGGGAGTTTGTCAACGAGCACCCGGTGGCCATCGCCGATATCGTCTGGGCCCTTTTTTCGGGCCTTGTTCTCCTTGAGGAGAGCAAGCGCATCTTCAACCGCGACAGCAACTATCTGAAGAGCACCCTGGAAAGCGCCTTCGAGATTCTCGGCCGCGGCATTCGCGAGACCCCCGCGGCTTCCACTACCCGAGAGCCGTCAGGCTAG
- a CDS encoding ParB N-terminal domain-containing protein, with protein sequence MESSVADAVAALPVENVALGRIDPTDETLRITTAEGIDDLCRSIDTLGLLTAPILQAVGGAYRVVSGFRRVAACRRLGRAVIPARVLGPETAPLLVVRLAIAENSAQRSLNLIEQSRAIGLLAPVLPPEADLGQVLACLGLSVNSALARKIGLLSGLADVIQEGVLAGNLSLAMALELGGMPAGEGRLLAELFAELKPSLNKQREILTLASEIALRDGTDLAALFSSQPLAGIRSAPEMDRNQKLRQIRSILQQKRYPELSRFEGRLTEALGRLKLGPGLSLTPPRHFESPTWTATLAFDSRASLAAAHRALGRLVDDPGFERILEKKDI encoded by the coding sequence TTGGAGTCATCTGTCGCAGACGCCGTCGCCGCTTTGCCCGTCGAGAACGTGGCGCTTGGGCGCATCGACCCGACCGATGAGACCCTGCGCATCACCACGGCCGAGGGCATCGACGATCTGTGCCGGTCCATCGACACGCTGGGGCTGCTGACGGCCCCGATCCTGCAAGCCGTCGGCGGCGCCTACCGCGTGGTCAGCGGCTTCCGGCGCGTCGCCGCCTGTCGCCGCCTGGGCCGGGCAGTGATCCCGGCACGGGTGCTGGGGCCTGAAACCGCCCCGCTGCTGGTTGTTCGCCTGGCGATCGCCGAGAACAGCGCGCAGCGGTCCCTCAACCTCATCGAACAGTCGCGCGCGATCGGTTTGCTAGCGCCAGTTTTACCGCCGGAAGCTGATCTGGGGCAGGTGCTGGCCTGCCTGGGGCTCTCGGTGAATTCGGCTCTGGCGCGGAAAATCGGTCTTCTGAGCGGTTTGGCAGACGTGATTCAGGAAGGGGTCTTGGCCGGCAATCTCTCCCTGGCCATGGCGCTTGAGCTGGGCGGGATGCCGGCCGGGGAAGGCCGGCTGCTGGCCGAGCTCTTTGCCGAACTGAAGCCCAGCCTCAACAAGCAGCGCGAGATCCTCACCCTGGCAAGCGAAATTGCGCTCCGCGACGGGACCGATCTGGCCGCGCTCTTTTCCTCCCAGCCCCTGGCCGGCATTCGCAGCGCGCCGGAGATGGACCGCAACCAGAAACTGCGCCAGATCCGGAGCATCCTCCAACAGAAGCGCTACCCCGAACTCAGCCGCTTCGAGGGCCGCCTGACCGAGGCCCTGGGGCGCCTCAAACTCGGCCCCGGTCTGAGTCTTACCCCGCCGCGTCATTTTGAATCCCCCACCTGGACGGCGACCCTCGCCTTCGACAGCCGGGCTTCCCTGGCTGCGGCCCATCGCGCCCTGGGGCGGCTGGTGGACGACCCCGGCTTTGAGCGCATTCTCGAAAAGAAAGACATCTGA
- a CDS encoding phosphoribosylaminoimidazolesuccinocarboxamide synthase, translated as MQAAVYETHFPELTLLKRGKVRDLYDLGDALLMVATDRISAFDVVMRDPIPGKGVVLTQISLFWFDVMQSLVPHHVITSDVDQFPPACRPYADTLRGRSLLVRKTRPLPVECVVRGFLSGSGWKDYQRSGTVCGIRLPQGLKESERLPAPIFTPSTKADLGAHDVNISFEQMVAQIGPARAEKARELSLAVYRKGVALADRKGIIIADTKFEFGMLDDEMILIDEVLTPDSSRFWPKDSYAPGGAQQSFDKQYLRDYLGTLDWPKEPPAPQLPPEVIENTRARYLEALKRLTGT; from the coding sequence ATGCAAGCGGCTGTTTACGAGACCCATTTTCCGGAACTGACCCTGCTCAAGCGGGGCAAGGTGCGGGACCTCTACGACCTGGGCGACGCCCTGCTGATGGTGGCCACCGACAGGATTTCGGCCTTTGACGTCGTCATGCGGGACCCGATTCCCGGCAAAGGCGTGGTGCTGACCCAAATATCGCTCTTCTGGTTCGATGTCATGCAGTCGCTGGTGCCCCATCACGTGATTACCAGCGACGTCGATCAGTTCCCGCCGGCCTGCAGGCCCTATGCGGACACGTTGCGCGGGCGCAGTCTGCTGGTCCGCAAAACCCGCCCCCTGCCGGTGGAGTGCGTGGTGCGCGGGTTTCTATCCGGATCGGGCTGGAAAGACTACCAGCGCAGCGGGACGGTCTGCGGCATCCGGCTGCCCCAGGGCTTGAAAGAGTCCGAACGCCTGCCGGCGCCCATTTTCACGCCCTCCACCAAGGCCGATCTCGGCGCCCACGACGTGAACATCAGCTTCGAGCAGATGGTCGCCCAAATCGGCCCCGCCCGGGCGGAAAAGGCCCGTGAACTCAGCCTGGCGGTTTACCGCAAGGGGGTCGCGCTGGCCGATCGCAAGGGCATCATCATCGCCGACACCAAGTTCGAGTTCGGGATGCTGGATGACGAGATGATTCTGATCGACGAAGTCCTGACCCCCGACTCGTCGCGCTTCTGGCCCAAAGACAGCTACGCCCCCGGCGGCGCTCAGCAGAGTTTCGACAAACAGTACCTGCGCGACTATCTGGGCACCCTGGATTGGCCAAAGGAGCCCCCGGCCCCCCAACTGCCCCCGGAAGTGATCGAAAACACCCGCGCCCGGTATCTGGAAGCCCTCAAACGACTCACCGGCACGTAA
- a CDS encoding PilZ domain-containing protein yields MSNPSVEERRKSQRSDAQSLLYYVCLDEDCENVRQGMGKTLNVSLDGILLETHVAIDPNHVISLSIGLGEDTVDIGGTVVHSAHKESGMFHTGIAFQNLDGEAREALETFIAAFEQKRTPDRGR; encoded by the coding sequence GTGAGCAACCCTAGTGTCGAAGAAAGAAGAAAAAGCCAGCGCAGCGACGCCCAGAGCCTGCTCTACTATGTGTGTCTGGACGAGGACTGCGAAAATGTGCGGCAGGGCATGGGCAAAACCCTGAATGTCTCCCTGGACGGGATTTTGCTCGAAACGCATGTTGCCATCGACCCGAATCATGTGATATCTCTTTCCATCGGGTTGGGGGAGGACACGGTCGATATCGGGGGCACGGTGGTTCATTCCGCCCATAAGGAGAGCGGCATGTTCCACACCGGGATCGCGTTTCAGAATCTGGACGGGGAGGCCCGGGAGGCCCTGGAAACTTTCATTGCCGCCTTTGAGCAAAAGCGAACCCCCGACCGCGGCAGATAA
- a CDS encoding cyclic nucleotide-binding domain-containing protein → MEKQAALAGKLNFIHLGDLLQLLGSNGSTGRLELTSRYVQNPATVFIEKGNPVGACAGELRGLPALYALFGWTEAAFAFFPGLNQHPREIQCSRMEIILDGLRMLDDGKIPKVGPVSYVAEGRKGDGKREVPLIKGPLVDYMYVVDEENFARGEPIAVEGSHGNWLWVVLEGVVDMIKETPQGPVTLMKIGDGGFLGSLESLFRQGKARRATVSAASDVQLGVLDAQRLANEYALMGVDFRNLMLSLDRRLKKVSSRAAAVCQAPQQTREDCSDLKPLIPQGSAESRVFCIEKGEALVCRETPDGQLRLARLEPGDLIGRLPFLNMGHEPHSAGVFGTANIQLRELDPTHLADEFHRLSMTMRNILDNIATAISVTTMLTCDWNRRVKQEEASSEQP, encoded by the coding sequence ATGGAGAAACAAGCCGCCCTCGCGGGAAAACTGAACTTCATCCACCTGGGTGATCTGCTGCAGCTGCTGGGGTCAAACGGCAGTACGGGGCGGCTGGAGCTCACCAGTCGATACGTTCAGAACCCTGCAACGGTTTTCATTGAAAAGGGCAACCCGGTGGGCGCCTGCGCTGGGGAGCTGCGGGGCCTGCCGGCCCTGTATGCGCTTTTTGGCTGGACCGAGGCGGCTTTCGCGTTTTTTCCCGGCCTCAACCAGCACCCGCGCGAAATCCAGTGCAGCCGGATGGAAATCATTCTGGACGGCCTGCGCATGCTGGATGACGGCAAGATCCCCAAGGTGGGGCCGGTGTCCTACGTCGCGGAGGGCCGCAAGGGCGACGGCAAGCGGGAAGTGCCCCTGATCAAGGGCCCCCTGGTGGACTACATGTACGTGGTGGATGAGGAAAACTTCGCCCGCGGTGAGCCCATCGCGGTGGAGGGCAGCCACGGAAACTGGCTATGGGTGGTTCTGGAGGGGGTTGTGGATATGATCAAGGAGACCCCCCAAGGGCCGGTGACCCTCATGAAGATCGGCGACGGCGGGTTTCTGGGCAGCCTCGAATCCCTGTTCAGGCAGGGCAAAGCCCGCCGGGCGACGGTCAGTGCCGCATCCGATGTCCAGTTGGGGGTTCTCGACGCCCAGCGCCTGGCCAACGAGTATGCGCTGATGGGTGTTGATTTCCGCAACCTGATGCTCAGTCTGGACCGCCGCCTGAAAAAGGTTTCCAGCCGGGCCGCGGCGGTTTGCCAGGCGCCGCAGCAAACCCGCGAGGACTGCTCCGATCTGAAGCCCCTGATCCCCCAGGGGAGCGCCGAAAGCCGAGTTTTTTGCATCGAAAAGGGGGAGGCGCTGGTGTGCCGCGAAACGCCCGATGGTCAACTGCGGTTGGCACGCCTGGAGCCCGGGGATCTCATCGGGCGCCTGCCATTTTTGAACATGGGTCACGAACCCCATTCGGCCGGGGTTTTCGGTACCGCCAACATCCAGCTGCGCGAACTGGATCCCACCCATCTGGCCGATGAGTTCCACCGTCTTTCCATGACCATGCGCAACATTCTGGACAACATCGCCACCGCGATTTCCGTGACCACCATGTTGACCTGTGATTGGAACCGCAGGGTCAAGCAGGAGGAAGCAAGCAGTGAGCAACCCTAG
- a CDS encoding GTPase domain-containing protein: protein MAIFNLKKRVIECKIVYYGPGRCGKTTNLEYIFQTYKKQIKGEMVSINTEGDRTLFFDFLPIGLGKIKGCDVRVQLYTVPGQVQYSSTRKLVLRGVDGVVFVADSLKVRREKNMESLQDLQKNLKEYGTSVFKTPLVMQFNKRDLAAQGIPLMPVEQMARDLNRQLKVPYFETSAFLGQGVAQTLKECMKLTLQSLQKQVQWAR, encoded by the coding sequence ATGGCTATTTTCAATCTGAAAAAAAGAGTGATTGAGTGCAAAATCGTATATTACGGGCCCGGCCGCTGCGGCAAAACCACCAACCTTGAGTATATCTTCCAGACTTACAAAAAACAGATCAAGGGTGAGATGGTATCCATCAACACCGAAGGCGACCGCACCCTGTTTTTCGATTTTCTGCCGATCGGGCTGGGCAAAATCAAGGGCTGCGACGTCCGCGTCCAACTTTACACCGTCCCGGGTCAGGTCCAGTACAGCTCCACTCGCAAGTTGGTGCTGCGCGGGGTTGACGGCGTCGTTTTCGTAGCCGACTCCCTGAAAGTCCGGCGCGAAAAAAACATGGAGTCGCTCCAGGACCTGCAGAAGAACCTCAAAGAATATGGCACCAGCGTCTTCAAAACCCCCCTGGTGATGCAGTTCAACAAGCGTGACCTGGCCGCCCAGGGGATTCCGCTGATGCCCGTTGAGCAGATGGCGCGTGATCTCAACCGCCAGTTGAAAGTGCCGTACTTTGAAACCAGCGCCTTTCTCGGACAAGGCGTCGCCCAAACCCTCAAGGAATGCATGAAACTGACCCTGCAGTCTCTTCAAAAGCAGGTCCAATGGGCCCGGTGA
- the mdh gene encoding malate dehydrogenase, producing MDKKVTVVGAGNVGATAAQRLAEKELCDVVLIDIIEGVPQGKALDLTEAAPIEKHDAHLTGTNSYEPSKGSDIIIITAGIPRKPGMSRDDLISTNAGIMKSVTREVAKLSPEAVLIIVSNPLDAMCHVAYEASGFPKNRVLGMAGVLDSARFRAFISMELNVSVENTHAFVLGGHGDTMVPLPRYSTVAGIPITELMSPERIEALVKRTANGGAEIVSLLKTGSAYYAPASAAVEMAEAILKDKKKILPCAAYLDGEYGFKDLFIGVPVKLGAGGVEEIIEITLSAEEKAALQKSADAVQELKAVLKKLS from the coding sequence ATGGACAAGAAAGTGACCGTCGTCGGAGCAGGCAATGTTGGTGCAACCGCCGCTCAGCGTCTGGCTGAGAAAGAGTTGTGCGATGTGGTGCTGATCGATATCATCGAAGGGGTTCCCCAGGGCAAGGCGCTGGACTTGACCGAGGCCGCCCCCATCGAAAAACACGATGCCCATCTGACCGGAACGAACAGCTACGAGCCCTCCAAAGGCTCCGACATCATCATCATCACGGCCGGCATTCCCCGCAAACCGGGCATGAGCAGGGACGATCTGATCAGCACCAATGCCGGCATCATGAAATCCGTCACCCGGGAAGTGGCCAAACTCTCCCCCGAAGCGGTCCTGATCATCGTCAGCAACCCGCTGGATGCCATGTGCCACGTGGCTTACGAGGCCAGCGGGTTTCCCAAGAACAGGGTTCTGGGCATGGCCGGTGTTCTAGATTCCGCCCGTTTTCGCGCCTTCATCAGCATGGAGCTGAACGTGTCGGTGGAAAACACCCACGCCTTCGTGCTGGGCGGTCACGGCGATACGATGGTCCCCCTGCCCCGCTACTCCACGGTCGCCGGGATTCCCATCACCGAGCTGATGAGCCCGGAGCGTATCGAAGCCCTGGTCAAGCGCACCGCCAACGGCGGCGCCGAGATCGTCAGCCTGTTGAAAACCGGCAGTGCCTATTACGCCCCGGCTTCGGCCGCCGTCGAGATGGCCGAGGCGATCCTCAAGGACAAGAAGAAAATCCTGCCCTGTGCCGCCTATCTGGATGGTGAGTACGGCTTCAAGGACCTCTTCATCGGGGTGCCGGTCAAGCTCGGCGCAGGCGGGGTGGAGGAAATCATCGAGATCACCCTGAGCGCCGAGGAAAAGGCCGCCCTGCAGAAATCAGCCGATGCGGTTCAGGAGCTCAAGGCCGTTTTGAAAAAACTCTCCTGA